The DNA region agaaaattgattctaaagccaggATTAATGATGGGTGGCTTCTGTATTTCAGAATTGCTCTGAGAAAAAGAGAAGGCAATCCAAATATGCTAAAAGTTTTCATCCATTATCTCCTTCCAATTTGCTTTCAAAGCTATACATAAACTGTAATGCATGCATGTATTACATACACAATCTCCTCTTACTACTAATTAAGAACACAGTATATAGGAATCGAACAACCAAAAAGTCACCAGTTCaaatttttgctaattttttttcttcagaagAGAGAAATTGAACACACATACACAAAACTATTATATAGTCACCCTTTACTACCTGAGCCTCTTGTTCCATCCAAACAATCAATCTGAGCGCCCCTTTCCCAGGATCAGTCAGTGGTCATTGGCTGGGTCATGCAACACCTGAAACGGGCCTTCCGAACAGTCATCATGATCTCAGTCTGGGCGTTCTCAAGCATCTCTACAATTTCAGCGAACGGTGGCCTGACATCAGGGTTGGGATCCCAGCACCTTGTCATGATCTCACGAAGAACAGGTAAGCAGTCATTGGGGACGATTGGGCGAACATTTTTGTTCACGACTGCAAATGCTGCCTGCACTGCTGTCATGTTCTGAAATGGAAGCATTCCAGTGATCAATTCCCATAGAACAATCCCAAAGCTATATACATCCACTTTTTGGGTGTAAGGCCTATGCTGGATCATTTCCCTGCAACAGATAATAAAGAGGGGGGAAAACATAATCAAGTAGCACATAAAgatatgcatttttttttaaataaaaaaaaatgaaatagtgAAACATACTATGCACTTTAGCACTTTAAACAAGCAGGTTCATCTTAATTACATAGGTTATATCATCAACTGGATTTTGGGGGTAGCAGAAACATACAAAAGCATGCTCAGTTATGCAGACATGATTAGGCACAACTAGAAAATGTAACTACTCATATATATCAACCAATGGTTTCTCAACTAAATGTATTATATATCTAGGATAGCTAGTATTGACAAAAGATGGACAGCAAAAAGGGCCTTTCAGTTTTCATTAAATAGAAGGATTACTAttagaaagagaaaagagataTCTAACAAGGAAGTTTCATTAAGTAACCAATTGAAGAGAAGCAAAGAAGAATCCATAAAACAACCACACCACAATTTAAGTATAAGGGTTAAGGATTTACCCAGAAAACCCccttcaattaattttttttcatattatttttatgatttttctataaaaaacttgaaaaaggaaccaaatgaaaaagtgaaatTCTTGTACTTAAAATTGAAAACAGGAATCAgaaagtgaaaatgaaaaccaaACAAGCCCTCGAACGTAAAACAGAGTCAGAAAACATTAGACTGTAGAATAAAACAAAGCCAAGAGCAAATAACAAACCAGCGAAGCAGTAAAGCATCATCCCAACTCGAAGGGAAGGAAGAATGAGGACTTAAGGAGACCAAACCAGGGAAGAGATCAAATCGACACCCACCCTCTCTTTAACCCAACCCATCACTAGGACTCTCTTTCGTGTAACCATCACCAATAGGCACAACCCCTAACAGCCACAGATCAAAGCTCAGAACCCACAGAGCAAAGCTCAAGGAAGACGATAGGTAGTACAGTGAAGGgtcaaaggaaaaagaagtgTTTGTAGGGCTTGGGGACTTAAGATTTCAGGTAGGCTTGGGCATTCAGAAATGGACAACTAAGCCAGCAGCGATCTCAGACAATCTCATCAGATTCAAAAGATGGTTTTTGGCGGTGAAAAGGATGGTAGCTGCAAGTAAAACTAGTGGAAATGTACAACTCTATGATCTAACAAGTATTTTGGCCACTGTGACAATAGTGAGAATGCAACATAAACCCAACATTTGATTGACATCATGCACTGAACATCATCCACGAAAACAAGATAGTATCTAGAACGCTAGATGCTTATGAACAGAAGAGATGCAATAGAATATGATCAGATATTCAAAACGGAGTTTTAACATTGAAACAATATGTCTGGATATTGGGTATGTATGATGAATGTGCAATAGGCTAAGCATCACTTGAGGATACCAGAAGTATATTGGCAGCTACAAATACCTAGCAGAGAAGTGAATTTTATTCTTAACCAGtctaaaaagaaaattaaaaactacCCATGATCTACTATCAGAATCTTTAGTATCATGAATCCTGATAGGGGTTAGTTACTAGCCAAAAGTGTGTATTCCACCATGTACAAGATTGCAAAAATACATCGAGTCACTGAAAACATGTGAAAATACATTTTCTAACTGAAAAAAATCTCCCACGTCAGTACAATCAATTGTTATGTGTGTGTAATTTTCCAATCAATGAATATGGGGTGGAAGGAGCCAAAAACAAAAACCGGAATAGATGAGAAAAATATTGACACCGCCATCATCCAATTGAACTCATCAGTTCTCAACCAAAACATATCTAAGTCAAAAGAAGAGCAAAATAGTTAAAAGACAAGAAGACAATGTAAAAATGTGATAAATGAGTTTATGTCCTAAAGTATTCTGGCAACAAACAATTTTCTAAAACTGAAAATTtgaaacaacaaaagaaaagaattaACTAGTGCCTATAAATAAGACTGGAAGTAGAAATGAATGCTGCACATTAAAAATATACAACTAATCAGGGATTAATAGATTCCTATTTCAGCAGTATATGCCATTTCTGCAACAGGATCATGAATAACAAAAAGATAATATTGATAAGGGGACTCCCTATTAATTGTCTGTTAGCATCATTTAAAATTTCAATAATAATCTTTCCTTCGTTGAGATGTCCAGCATTATTAAGACAAGATAAAAGAAGCATAATAAAACCAGTATGCacattaaaattaatatcaaaagtaaaaaggaaaacaaagaatCTTACGGAGCCATCCAACGGTATGTCCCAGTCTCAGGTGTCATTCCTTCAGTTTGCACCTCAATCCGCGCCACTCCAAAGTCAGCAATTTTAATTGATTTGTCACCAAAAATCAGAAGATTATCGGACTTCAAGTCTCTATGGATCAACCCAAGCCCATGAACATATGCCATCCCTCTTGCAACATCCAAAGCTTGTTTGACAGCCAGCTTGAGAGGGACTGCTCGGTTTTGACGCTTCATTAAAAACTGTCGAACTGAACCCCCTTTGGCATACTCTGTAACAATGCACCACACCATTGGCTTACGGCATGCACCAATAAAACGAACTATGTTAGGGTGCTTTAGTGTAGCCAGCATCATGACCTCCTGCTGAAACTGTTGTTCCATCAATTGAGCCTTTGCCAGATCATTTTCAGGCCTCTCCAAGATTTTGATAGCAACTTCTTCATTGTTGTACGTACCTCTGTACAGTTTCCCAAAAGCTCCTTGAGCAAAAGCCTCACCCATACTAAGGTTCCTCAGATCAATTGTCCACTCATGAAAATTGTCAAGCCCCTCAGTGGGGCTATTACTGTCCATTAGAGCTTGAGCCAGAGCATCACCACTCAAAGCATGCGTGACTCTTCCTCGGTGATTGACACTGTGTGCAACAGAGTAGTTATCATGGGCATGCCTCTTCAACCCTTGGTGATTCAATATACGAGTATGGGAATCATTGGATCCAACACTGCTATTATCAACAGACATTGCAACAGATCCACCACCATTACTTGTTTGCAAGCTGTCAATTGACATATTGGTGTCCTCAAGCTTATGGTAAAAGCCTTGAGAGAAATCATAAATGTTATTATTAGTTTTGTTGAGGTCTATCATTCCAGGGAATTTCGCACCACCTTCCAACATCTTTCACACTAATGACCAAATCTTCAAGTCTTGTTATTTCTTCAGCATCAGCAATCATAAATTAAACCAtctggaaaaataaaaaaaccccATAATCAGAATACACCCACAAAAGCTTATAGCATTTGAATTTACAATCCCCATTTACAACAACAAAGGTAAGTCCATCTTTGCATTTCCCTATATAGTCAATGCACAACTGCACATGCATACACACCCTAACACCCACCCACACACCTACTcacccacacacacacacagagaaTAAAACATCAAACCTTCCAGCCACATTGTCTGCATCTATATCAGGATAAACATAAGAGCTGATCAGTCAAATCAACAGATAAAAACCACAGACTAGTTCCAAAATCAAGAGACGGATATCATGGCTTCAAATTAATTCTGAATGTAAGAGCAAAAGGGGGTGGCAGACACTACTCAATATCATGCTTTTGTTCAAAACTGGGAATCAAATTCATATAAAACCCAACAGGGGAAATTAAAGGTAGAAGCAATccaacaaacacacacacacacacacatatcgATTACAATCACGAACCCTCGAAAACGAGATGCAAGAGCATTTCCTTAAGCAAATCAATGCATGATTAAACTTCTGGGTTACAAAATTAGAAAAAACTAAATCAACAAAAGACCATAAGGACAACCACTAGCTATATATACTCCTTAATCCCCATATCCAAAACTAGCAAAACATACCCAGAACATGCAGAGACAAAACAGCAACAGGATAATCAAACTGGAAAACAAAACATAGGTCGAAAATTCTGTGAACTCTAAAACATGCTTTTCAGTCAAATCCCAACCGTAAGCACATCAACAATGAACTGATCTtacaaaaacagaagaaaaagtggaaaaatcagaaagaaccctaaaatttaacaaaaaaacaaagagtaaaattagagagagagagagagagataccTGGATGAAGAGTGATGAATTGATGAAGTCAAGTCATCGGTGAAGTGAGGAATTGAGAGAGAaatggaatgaagaagaaggagaaggaggagaaggagaaggagattgTGGTGGTGTTGTACGAAGGAAGAAGGCGAAGACCAGAGAGGAGAAAGGAAATGATGGAAGAAACGGATGAGtttctttttaagtttttttttttttttataatttaattgctgtgtgtgtgtgtcacTCGTTTTCTTCTTCAACTTGTAGTAGTAGTAACGTTTCTCAAAGTCTTTGTTCTTTGTTGTTTTGCTCCCTCTTTTACTGCTTTtacatttattattttctttctttttccattttttctaCTTTAGACTTCTCAAATTCAGGGATATTTTCTTGCATGCGGTTTTTACTGCCAGCTGATGCTGATGACAAGTATTCTCCCCCACTGGATGCGTTTTTATGTCAATAAAcacataaattttatttttaaaaaaatggtaaaaagGAGAGAAAGATACTAGAGTCACATGTTCTTGAATGATAGTTTAAGTGATAAAAGTTAGGGGACATATGGAGTGTTGAGAGGTCCACGaaatgcaatttatctttccgatgtataaaaaaatactaaagTGACATGTTAGGTGATCGGCTTAAATGATTTTCtacaatgctagttcttatatGTGAGTTCTTAAACATTATTCATGTGGGCACGTActgtcacatgtgcttaagcaactttGGCAGATTTCGCTCCAATCACGAGTTCTTAGTAATATTCATCTAGTTTCATAataccacattatttatacttttttttcttcataaagtagtaaaacaaaactcataaagtatgtttgaaaatttattcgTGATTTCCTTATACTATCTTTGTGGTATTATGTAAACCTAGCTTAGTTTAAActatttactgagaaggagaatatatattttttaataaaatttattttctacTGAGGCGATCATATTCAAGCTGAGTATGGTCTTTATacgtaaaaaaaaaggaaaataatttttcttaaaaGTGTGAAATAAATTGTTATTAGTGAGTTATTTTTTTCAATGGGAAAAATTTATTGTTctatttctatctatttctaGTCCCACTATACATATGTATCTAtggtataaataaataaaccacTTCACCAATAGGTGTATTTTACACATAAGCCCAATCTTACCATATAGTTGAACTCAAGGAAAAATATTCTATATTAAATTTGATGAATATATATTAAGTAAAAAGTTTACTGAAATAACATGACGTCATTTTATTACTATGATCAGGTTTCTTTCATTCGTACTCGTTTATGGTGGCAAAAACGCATCCTCTGATGCATGAAGCCACACAAGATTGCAACACTTGCAAAGCAAAAGAAGCAGTGTTTAAAGAagtagaaaaaataaatttcactTAGTAGTCAGTGGCTTGGATCCAACGATGAGGATAGCCACTTTGCCAGTTGTTTCTAGTTATTTTAGTAGATTTATGTAGCTTTGCAAAATCACTTTAGCTCTATGCATCTTGAATGAAGAAGCTTCGTTTTGTAATGATTTATATTGTAGCTTTCAAGTATCACTTCTAAGACCAGGATTTGCAATCCATGTTTGATGTAAGTGTCGTTGGACGTCCCTCTTTTTAATTCACAGCATGGTGCAGTAGAGGGAGAGGATCCTGATCCTTCAACTCTATccaattcaaaaataaaataaaattgcaagTACCTTACTCCACATGAGTTGAACTTCAATCTGATTAACATATATAAGCCTTATATTTATCCATTCATCGGTGGATTTGGGTGATGATTTGCCCAGAGGAGAAAAGTCAATTAGCCTCGTGGTATTTTCCCCTCCAAAAAATACATACTTCTCACCATTGTTAGCAAAAGTGAGAAGCATGGACTGGCAGCTGAACTCATTGAACAGTAATTATTACACAAAATGTTGGGCACTGCACTATAAAGAATGCATACAAGAATGGGTGAGATACTGAAAATGTTTCAGTAGACAGCCAGTGCACACAgccgaagaagaagaaccactTGCCCGGAAATAAATTCTCAACTAGTGACGTTTCATTTCCTGAAATATATTCGCCACTTTCGGGGATAATTGTGGGAGGAATTTGAACAACTGCATCACAAAAACAATAAGGGTCATACCCATTACCAACTACTACAAAGCAATGGAAACAAGGCAAATATTAAtagcttattttttatttcgaAAACAGCCTCTCCACTCACAAGGTTAAGGACCGTGTTATTCTGGACTGTTATTTGAACCAGGTCCTTAAAGTGGGTATTATGGTGATCATGGGTCAGGGTGGACACTAGACACTATAAACTTGATGCATGTGGAAAACATGGTTAGTTGGCACCATCCATGAATCATGACACATGATCGACAAAGGGAGTGCCTCACAAGGGAACTCCGACTCCAAAGATCTCATGATGAACCAGTGAATTGCAAGTGGTGCTCTTATGCGATAAATGACTGGCTGTTGATATTAGCGAAAAGTGTTACTAACAAGGGTTATTGCTTGTGGATTTGCAATACACTAAAGATTGCATGAAAACAATGGCAAGGGTGCTGGTCAATGGTGGTGAATGTGTGTGTGAAAACTTAAGTTGTCAAGAAGAGGCTAGAAAGTGATTTTCAATTGCTAACACCAGCCAATACATTAAATATAAAAGGACATAAAATAAATAACGGTTAGTAATCAATAAATAGAACTTACCCAAAGTTTCACGCATGCGTCGATGACAACTGGGATCAAGCAGACAAAAATAACTATAGCAGACTGATCAATTTCGAGTCCATAGTGCTCAACAATTACCTCTAGCAACGTTTGCCAACCAGATTCAGAATGATACCTGAAAGCATACCAGTATGCAACAAAAGCAATTAGCAACATATGCAACCAAAAAAGGTCAAacaaaataggctaattaaacCATATAGGAAATCTTGCAAAGTAAATAGAATATTATATTCTATAAAAGGGTGTTAATACACGAAAGAGAAGAAAACTATAATAATTACCGCATATGAAATTCATTACTATTACTTGAAATTGGTAGGAAATCTTGCAAGGTAAATAGAATATTATATTCTATAAAAGGGTGTTAATAcacaaaagagaagaaaactaTAATAATTACCGCATATGAAATTCATTACTATTACTTGAAATTGGTATTATTTGAATAATTGATGTGTATTTTACACGATTCATAACTACAATATTTATGGACAAGGTTTCCTAGTCAACTAAAACAACGCAATCTAAATAAAATATGATCCTAATCTATCATAActgaacaataataatatatctcAACACTATTAACCATATGAAGTGTAAGTTCAGTTCTAAGTAAAATCAATGCTTGAGTACCTTCAATAAGAAAATAACCTTATAAATTTATTTAGGATAATTCTTTGACATTGCATTAGAGCTTTATTGTGCGGCTTGAATTTTGATTCTCATCACTCCCATTCTCAATAATAACAAATTTCCGGCAAGGTAGTGATAAGGTTGTGTTTTGTTCTTTCATTTGACGAGGGATGCCAGACAGACACAAAGAGTGCACTGTTTCAAGGCATTTAGAATTATTCCTGGGAAAGTAAACTCCAGTCTGTGAGGCAAATGGCCTACTGGAGGTTGCATGCTTGCAGCAAACTACAAACCTCATGCACCTAGTCTTCCAGGACTTCCTGTGTTCAGTAAATGAAAGCCGACCTACCTCTAGGCACTGGAACTGATGGTCACTCTACCTAATTTCCGTTGAAGTTATCCTCACTAAATGATAAACCAACAAGTATGGGAAGCTTATTGCTAAATGAGTAAAAGGCTTATCATGTGGAAGTCCAAGACTGTCAAGGCAGCAACTATGGAAGAAGAAAATTACACAACCAGTTTTGTTTTTCTACAGTTCTACCTTGAGGAGAAGACAGCTTTTCTAGTGGATGAAATTCATAGGTTCCTGGACCTGTTTTTAATAAGAAGGGGCTTGATAAGGCCTTAATGATATTTTAGGTGACCCCTTTAGTAAATTGGGATAGTTGATAGGTTAGAGAGTAAGTAAGAGAGTGAGAGATAATAAGCTATAaataagaggaagaagaggctTATCCTTGGTTTCGGAGAGAAAATTAGAGAGTACATGGGGTGTACCAGAAATTTCTGGTCAATAGACAGTCTTCTTTCTATATTCTAATCCAGGTATATCTTGATATGCTTACCTGGGCCAATACCCGCTTTAGGAGAGGAGTATAAGTATTCAACAAATGGAAGGAAAAGTTAGCTGTTTATATAGGgaagttcagaggaagaagagatcGTGTATTGTCCATGTCACTTTCAGCTTATAGCTTGGGGCAATAGGAGTTTAGCATGGCTGAGAATATCTCCTCTTAATTTTCTGTACTTTCCTTCTATTTTTAACAATAATACAATCTACCTTTCATTAGATAGGAACTGTGACAATCACTAAGTAAGTACAAAACTAACCATTAAGGCATTAACACATTTTTttccaaacaaataaaaaaaatgtttttttctcacttgaagAAAGTATTGGTACTTTTTCAAATGCTATGATACTTCATTTTAACACAATGATACTTGGTACAACTCTATAAGTGATATCATAAGCAGCATCAACAACTCATGAGAAACCAAGTTTATCAGAACAGAAAACAATTACTAAGTTGCAAAAAGAAGTTACCCAAGGAATATATCTGTGATAAGTATGACAAGAAACGCCTTCCCAGTATCTGagatattatttattattttataaccGGTAAATTTGAGCAAAGCTACCTGCAcaacaagaacaaaaaaaaaaacaaaggataACTCAAACCAAGTAAATTTTTGTAATCAACAAAGCATCTGTATTCTCTAGTTTTATCTCCTGAAACATCACTATATCTGAAAGCTCTGGATCCGTTATATGAAAAGAAAATTTCTTGAACAAATAAAGAAAGGAGAACCATATCCTAGTTATTCACTTAGTTAATAGTAATATGCCATATAAGTAACATTGATATTTACGGTAGAAAACAAGTTAACAAAATTACTAATGCATCAAAACATTTAGCAGAAAGAAAAATGGTAAACTTACCTTATTCTTATTGAAGtataaaagaataaataaagagaTCCCATAAACCATGTCTGACCATATGTTGGCAAATGCACTGCGATTCTCTAGTCTCCACTCATCTCTCAAGTCTAATCTGTTGTAGCAACAAATTGAAGGCCAATAAGGATAAAAAGTATACAACAATTGAAGGTCAGAAAGGTCAACTTACACAGATGACTCTTAAAAAATAGCATAACAACAAACCAATAAGTTCAACATAATGTTGATAGTCCTTTAGCTAAAATTCTTCACCAGTTCACAAGGTCTTCTATAACACAGAATTCAGGTGAAGACTAACAAGCAAATTTAATGGAACTTAATGAGGGAATATTTTTAAGGACAGGAAGTTTAGACTTGTAGTGCACACTAGAGCATGATTGTCTTTATGCACTTCCTCACTAAATGCAGAGTAACATTTAATGCTCATATTCTGACTATAACTAGAGTATCTACCGCGAGGAAAAGAAAGAGGTGGAGATTTATTCAAGATGATCAGGCATAAAGAAGAAGGGTTGGCCTTACGCTTTATGTCTTAATTCCAACCAAAGCTCATCATCAGAAAGAGGTGGAGATTTACCAATCTCTACCTCTAGCTGAAATCTTCCTCTCTCAATCTTTAATTCATCAACTATTCTAAGTTTTTGACCTCTCCTCACATCGAGCATTTGTGCTGCAAGTGGTACTGTCTTCACATATCTGTCAATAGCAAAAAGTTGGTAGTCcagttataaaaaaataataatccaAGAAGTCAAACTAGCACATGActagaagatcaacaatctgaagaacttcaaggaaaataaagcaaaaagaaaaatgttaacGGTCATAGCTCTCTTTATAAAAAAATCAGCTGCATATAAGATCACCCAAACCACAATATTCAAagtgaaaatatttttcttatccACTGTCTCACCTTTTCAGGGATTGTTTAGCATGTTGTATTCGGCATAATAGAATAAtagtatataatatattatgacTTTAACAGTTATTTGGAACGTGTGCTATATTGTAAGCTTATCCATGAAATCTTATAATTTAAAGATTTTAAATGTAAATCAATCTCAATTTTTGACAcaagattaattaaataattatttaaaattaacatttttaGACTCTAACTTTTTATATAAGTATGATAAGTTTGGTTCAGAAAGATAATGATATCTCCCAATGGATGCCAATCGCAGTGGTTAAAAGTGGTTgtttaaagtttaaactcatAGGTTGAGAGTTCAATCCTTAGGAGCTACACTCTTGGAGATACATTTAGCCTTCACCACACCCAAATTAGAATTACGAGAGCAATTTAGTACACacaaaaaaagaaagataatGATGCCAACAATAGCTCATACATAAGAATTTTCTTAAGTATGGTAAATTTTCATATTACAAAAGTTATCAATTAAATTAGTTCAAAATTTTAGTAGTATTTTTTTATGCAAAAGTAACTAActgtatataatataaaattaaatgaaattttaATGCTTAATTATAGTAATGcctatataataaaatattattacatATGCCTATTCAAGAAAATAATTATGACAACAAGTACAATTTTCCTTTTGTTTTGACAAGATTTTGAGAAAAACCAAAATCTACCCAAAAGATAGTCTGTTTTCAGCTTTTACTTAGAAGCGAGTGGCTACTCAAAATAATCTTTCATAATCAATGATAAAGAAAGTAAAAACGTAAAAAgccttttatatttattatgaaaCACATAATAACTTTTGCTTTACATAAATAATTCAAATTTCTTAAGCTAAACAGCATGGCCCTATATAACTAAAAATGGTATCAAAGCCGCAACAACCAAGTGGTCATGACTCATGAGTTTGATCCTTAGCCCTCccttcataattaaattaaatttcagcATAGGAGAAAGTGAGCTTGTGTGCGTAAAGGACTAAATGTGCACGTAAAACTAAATGTGCAGACACTCCATCTAGCTTAAGCTATCAAGACAATTGATCAATAAGACTAAATCACTAATACATTGAAGAACAAATAATGGTTGAAGCAATACTATCTCATGTGCTACTATGTTATTCCAacatggtttttcattcaattgCATATCATTTAAAAGGAACAAATATATTCAGGCAAACCACTAATTTCTATTGGTGTTATATCTTTTGGCACTGTATTATACTATTATGAAATTAGCTATTAATATTGTGGCCTCTTTTATCAGATTGTGCTTATGGAGTTATGGATTCCTACTTGATATCTGATTCAGTGACACATGATCGTCCTTTTCATGCTAAGCATAGTTACTGACTCACTGGGCAACCTATTACATCTCAGAGTGAACTCATCTGCCCCATCCAATGTACTAAAACTTTGGTCTTGCCCCCTAGACTACCATATAATGACCAAGCCTATTCACTTGCCATCCTCCGTGTCCTCCAAATATCTCACACTTCTACAAACAACGTGCAGATAGAAGCACACACATAGCTATATATTTTTGTGCACCTACCTTCAAGCAATTAGCATAGCACAACAAAATTCTGCCAAAAGAAAATAAGTTCATGCACTCAGAAGGAggaaataaaattgatttccAACCATTACCTGTCTAAAAAAGGCATGAGTACATAGTCATGAACCACAAAGTCAATTGCCCAAGGTATAATAATCAACACTGCCAAAAATTTAGCCTGTAATAACAATTTTGGTAAATGGAATTGAGTTACTGATTAAAGAATATATTAAGCAAGCACTAGGACATGCAAATCATTAACTCAGTATGACAATATTTGAAGGCCGGCTGATGTTTGAATAATCCAACTGAAATTCCGACATCCTAGATGCTGCGAAAATGATTAAGTTCACTATAATGATTAAATATTTCAATCGTGGCACTTAAAATTATCCTCCTAACACagtacacacacacacacacaaaaggGGCATAATGCTAAGTAACAGGATATGTTATCATAAGTCTATGCAATCAGTCTTCGCGATGATGACATTCCAAGTCTACTTGCAGCTGCTGAGCTAAAAATCCCTGCTTCCCTCTTCACCCTTCTTACACGAGGGAAGAAGAAGACGCCATAGAAGCAAAGCTATAAGCTAAACGACGATCTTCCGTGAGAAGCAAATTTTGGATAAACTTTTCAACAAGCACTTACAAAAAAGGAAAGACCAAACCAATCTAGCTATCAATAACCTATGAATTTACAAAATCAGCTTCTACACCTCAACTTCTTCAGAATCCCCAAGCATCTATAAACCTATAAAGGCTTTCTCCtaagatagaaacaaaatgCTTATATAAGCTAAGAAAAGCTAGAACCTAATCCAATCAATTTCATGACAAGAAACCAAAATGCAGTTACTTACCGAATTCGACGAAGCATACTGGAAAACACGGTCTTCATAGAGCatgtcatcatcatcttcttcccttcCAAAAAGATAACTCCTAACAGACTGAACCAGCCCCTTTTCTCCAGCAACATCTTCCAGAACCTTCTCCTCCCTATAATCCTTAATCCCCTGCTCCCATTCCTCACTCCACGAAGAAGAAGAACCGTTACCACCGTCGTCCAACAGCCAATCCTCCCACCTCCTACTCTCTTCATTCCTCCTATCCTCCCTCGCCTCCCTCACCTCCACAATCGCCTCCGCTCGCTGCTTCCACGCCTCGAACTTCGCATCACCGgaaacctcctcctcctcgtcctcctcctccgcctctACCATGTCATCTTCCTTCAGACCTAGCCAATTCCCATCGTCCTCGAAGAAAAAC from Lotus japonicus ecotype B-129 chromosome 2, LjGifu_v1.2 includes:
- the LOC130739132 gene encoding serine/threonine-protein kinase STY13-like; its protein translation is MLEGGAKFPGMIDLNKTNNNIYDFSQGFYHKLEDTNMSIDSLQTSNGGGSVAMSVDNSSVGSNDSHTRILNHQGLKRHAHDNYSVAHSVNHRGRVTHALSGDALAQALMDSNSPTEGLDNFHEWTIDLRNLSMGEAFAQGAFGKLYRGTYNNEEVAIKILERPENDLAKAQLMEQQFQQEVMMLATLKHPNIVRFIGACRKPMVWCIVTEYAKGGSVRQFLMKRQNRAVPLKLAVKQALDVARGMAYVHGLGLIHRDLKSDNLLIFGDKSIKIADFGVARIEVQTEGMTPETGTYRWMAPEMIQHRPYTQKVDVYSFGIVLWELITGMLPFQNMTAVQAAFAVVNKNVRPIVPNDCLPVLREIMTRCWDPNPDVRPPFAEIVEMLENAQTEIMMTVRKARFRCCMTQPMTTD
- the LOC130739133 gene encoding chloroplast envelope membrane protein; translation: MTSSIVLCENNNNFIFFNQNLILNPFISRGEPPSFVLRLGGKARRRFTRFVSKAEHSRRKKNSSSWWKRFFFEDDGNWLGLKEDDMVEAEEEDEEEEVSGDAKFEAWKQRAEAIVEVREAREDRRNEESRRWEDWLLDDGGNGSSSSWSEEWEQGIKDYREEKVLEDVAGEKGLVQSVRSYLFGREEDDDDMLYEDRVFQYASSNSAKFLAVLIIIPWAIDFVVHDYVLMPFLDRYVKTVPLAAQMLDVRRGQKLRIVDELKIERGRFQLEVEIGKSPPLSDDELWLELRHKALDLRDEWRLENRSAFANIWSDMVYGISLFILLYFNKNKVALLKFTGYKIINNISDTGKAFLVILITDIFLGYHSESGWQTLLEVIVEHYGLEIDQSAIVIFVCLIPVVIDACVKLWLFKFLPQLSPKVANIFQEMKRH